Proteins encoded in a region of the Thermodesulfobacteriota bacterium genome:
- the argC gene encoding N-acetyl-gamma-glutamyl-phosphate reductase, with translation MKIGILGATGYTGVELLRLLASHKGVQISWLTSEKFAGESISDVFPHFKDILDIKCYSVRNLSELEQVDLVFSCLPHGTSKHFVNKMLDKGSRVIDFSSDFRSSNKSAYGLPEINNDQIMEAKLVANPGCYATSVILGLAPLAHEGLLSKDSIVADIKSGLSGAGRAPSLEHHFSESNEGISLGSASAQNQETEMEEQLYLLNQSKVHVSFMPHNVSIDRGILATIYTRLNKKTSTQQAHKIYNEYFSDKKFVRVLGLGEYPSTKNVRFSNMCDIGIGNREGLFIVVVALDNLGKGASGQAVQNMNLMFDFPETKGLMSSPIYP, from the coding sequence ACAGGAGTAGAGCTTCTAAGGCTGTTGGCAAGTCACAAAGGGGTTCAGATCAGCTGGCTTACATCTGAAAAATTTGCCGGGGAGTCTATATCTGATGTATTCCCTCATTTTAAGGATATTCTTGATATCAAGTGCTACAGCGTTAGAAACTTGAGCGAGCTTGAACAAGTAGACCTAGTTTTCTCATGCCTTCCTCATGGTACATCAAAGCATTTTGTAAATAAGATGTTAGATAAAGGGTCGCGGGTAATAGACTTTAGCTCTGATTTCAGATCTTCAAATAAATCTGCATATGGCCTCCCTGAGATTAACAATGATCAAATTATGGAAGCAAAACTAGTAGCAAACCCCGGCTGCTATGCAACGAGCGTTATATTAGGTCTTGCCCCTTTGGCCCACGAGGGCCTTTTGAGTAAGGATAGTATAGTGGCAGATATTAAATCAGGTCTTTCGGGCGCAGGAAGGGCGCCCAGTCTAGAGCACCACTTCTCTGAATCTAATGAGGGCATCTCTTTAGGATCTGCATCTGCTCAAAATCAAGAAACCGAAATGGAAGAACAGCTCTACTTGCTCAATCAATCTAAAGTTCATGTTAGTTTTATGCCGCACAATGTATCAATTGACAGGGGCATACTTGCAACTATCTATACGCGTCTTAATAAGAAAACATCAACCCAACAAGCGCACAAAATCTATAATGAGTACTTTAGCGATAAGAAATTTGTCAGGGTACTTGGGCTTGGGGAATATCCATCAACTAAAAATGTTAGGTTCTCAAATATGTGCGATATTGGAATCGGCAATCGGGAAGGGTTATTTATAGTTGTTGTTGCTCTTGATAACTTAGGAAAAGGTGCATCAGGACAGGCGGTTCAGAACATGAATCTCATGTTCGATTTCCCAGAGACGAAAGGGCTAATGTCATCACCAATATATCCATGA